A genomic stretch from Hemitrygon akajei chromosome 10, sHemAka1.3, whole genome shotgun sequence includes:
- the LOC140734034 gene encoding uncharacterized protein, with translation MILRIVFLISGRLLIDAAAFDIQKLSGMLKKRQMIQPAYPVNEKLVNPYYNNGVQRPYHESGSDPYPRAVLDHDYADVKQSYSQQYLEKTAPAFPEKVKKSNPLPEGTNSTMQSFTNHQTGPIKDAEAGQGGHAALPSYPSSKISPSSDPDAISQPEAGEDPFIYHEMIPPFYSELKLLSSSTEEVPVSPQKEAAHNSKLVQPLLVEQVSLPSEESPQAFPKVAPAPKQASPSTDKTTPASSPSPPPLASPSLPPLSSPSPSPLSSPSLPPLTSHSTPPPSSPSPSPLASPSLPPLSSSSLPPLSSPSLPPLSSPSLPLSSPTEVSPLSSPSLPPLSSPSLPSLSSPSLPPLSSPKLPPLSSPTEVSPPPSPSLPPLSSPSQSPPCPNEEPCSSSHLLHPPSTSPQHPPSTHSQPPPSATEVPPPSWFSPSPPSSSSPAPPSSTSPTPPSPSSLTPPSPTEQPLPSSASPLPASATELSHPTPPSPSSPPTVEALLLSLSPSPTPWSSSELPLLSTAALPLPSPPSPPLPELPPPPSPQLPPPSSGEISSPSLPKLPPLAAAKLPPEMLPLSHELPLPSSEVPPSSPSPSSPNISPPSAAVTPPSPEVSPPPSLLSSPDVPAPSSTNLPPPPSLSIISPPFSPKMPPTLSPDISPPSSLNLPSSSPPSTEMSSPSALGVPSASSPEVSQPPSPSVPPAPEVTMLLSSNVTYPSAESSSPPLLAVPSPSSPQEPPLPAPEEVRPASASMVLPLTEEATLCASGERSLDVKSTPDPEIMPKLVHPQPTLVPLAETQAASKMTPPPETEVVSTPLYATPPLDPKQIPLHPAEPAFPSSPTMAPLSSSEAAPPTVPDLTASSSVERASALSPKVLPLCSTDRTTTSTAEESPPLSPDMASPPSSEVAPLPPVNLISPPKGTTPPSAFVAALPSPETVLPPSLQVMPSTVPAGAALSSAKMIPPSLSEQISVPYSKVTTPPNPEVMPPPSAETALLTNPEAKPQSYSKIPSSAFIKVEFPPYPKVDPPFIPETESPYSAKGARLTNLEMVFPNLEVQSPLNPEAVPYTQFKVMSPADARVEPLSNPVMEHQLNPEKTPQPNPDGGSLPSSHESSQFFSEVRFMPYHKRISWPPHRIVEYTSYSRVGRPVYPRLDPPVYPKIEPLLYPKMESQLHPKIEPLLYMGMDLLPNPGLEHPHFPKMELPPYPAVELPLRTKMDPAPHSSGNPPSLGTHPKTIHPFNLLSATRPEMAAAFHHEKVFPRFSAMKQNQEHSYPNGGTKPKFHSESPVQQYKQPCLPGWTHYKNLSSCYRFFPKVKLTWLEAELKCRQYMPSGHLASIHWNEHNQFIQSLIKAQDPSQPTAWIGLSDCYEEGIFLWSDGSVLDFTKWSDDQLDSIKENENCVSFNSADIEGRWNENNCAEDRPFVCTYNLA, from the exons ATGATATTGAGGATCGTTTTTCTGATAAGCGGAAGGCTCTTGATTGATGCTGCAG CTTTCGATATTCAAAAATTGTCAGGCATGCTGAAGAAGCGACAAATGATTCAGCCAGCATATCCTGTAAATGAGAAACTTGTGAATCCTTATTATAATAATGGAGTTCAGCGTCCATATCATGAATCAGGATCAGACCCTTATCCTAGAGCAGTACTCGATCATGATTATGCAGATGTCAAACAAAGTTACTCTCAACAGTATCTGGAAAAAACAGCTCCAGCTTTTCCTGAGAAAGTAAAGAAATCCAATCCTTTACCAGAAGGGACAAACTCCACGATGCAATCATTTACTAATCATCAAACTGGCCCTATTAAGGATGCTGAAGCAGGGCAAGGGGGCCATGCTGCATTACCATCTTATCCTTCTTCAAAAATAAGCCCTTCCTCTGATCCTGATGCCATCTCTCAGCCTGAAGCTGGAGAAGACCCATTCATATATCATGAAATGATTCCTCCATTTTATTCCGAACTGAAGTTACTTTCTTCATCTACAGAGGAAGTGCCAGTTTCTCCTCAGAAGGAAGCAGCGCATAATTCTAAACTCGTTCAACCACTCTTAGTTGAGCAAGTATCACTGCCATCTGAAGAATCACCTCAGGCTTTCCCTAAAGTGGCACCAGCACCTAAACAGGCCTCTCCATCAACAGATAAAACAACTCCTGCATCGTCACCCTCACCGCCCCCTCTGGCATCACCCTCACTTCCCCCTCtgtcatcaccctcaccgtcccctCTGTCATCACCCTCACTGCCCCCTCTCACATCACACTCAACTCCCCCTCCATCATCACCCTCACCTTCCCCTCTGGCATCACCCTCACTTCCCCCTCTATCATCATCCTCACTGCCCCCTCTATCATCACCTTCACTGCCCCCACTATCATCACCCTCACTTCCCCTATCATCACCCACTGAAGTGTCCCCTCTGTCATCTCCCTCACTGCCCCCTCTATCATCCCCTTCATTGCCCTCTCTATCATCCCCCTCACTGCCCCCTCTATCATCACCCAAACTGCCCCCTCTATCATCACCCACTGAAGTGTCCCCTCCGCCATCTCCCTCACTGCCCCCTCTATCATCCCCTTCACAGTCTCCTCCTTGCCCAAATGAAGAACCATGTTCTTCATCACACTTGCTGCACCCTCCATCAACATCCCCTCAGCACCCTCCATCAACGCATTCACAGCCCCCTCCATCAGCAACTGAAGTGCCTCCTCCGTCATGGTTCTCACCGTCCCCTCCATCATCATCCTCACCGGCTCCTCCTTCATCAACTTCTccaacccctccttcaccatcctCTCTGACTCCTCCATCACCAACTGAACAGCCCCTTCCATCATCAGCCTCACCACTCCCTGCATCAGCAACTGAACTGTCCCATCCTACACcaccctcaccctcctctcctcCAACAGTCGAAGCACTCCTTCTGTCATTATCACCCTCACCAACCCCTTGGTCATCATCTGAACTGCCTCTTCTGTCGACAGCTGCACTGCCTCTTCCGTCACCACCCTCTCCACCATTACCGGAACTACCCCCTCCACCTTCACCCCAACTGCCCCCTCCATCATCTGGTGAAATTTCCTCTCCATCTTTGCCCAAATTGCCCCCTCTGGCAGCAGCAAAACTGCCCCCTGAGATGCTCCCATTATCACATGAGCTGCCTCTTCCATCATCTGAAGTACCCCCTTCATCACCCTCTCCTTCTTCGCCCAATATATCACCACCTTCAGCTGCAGTGACCCCACCCTCTCCTGAAGTATCACCTCCACCATCACTTCTGTCTTCACCGGATGTGCCAGCTCCAAGTTCAACCAACCTACCACCACCTCCATCTTTATCCATCATATCACCCCCATTTTCACCCAAAATGCCACCTACTCTTTCACCTGACATATCACCTCCATCTTCACTCAATCTGCCATCTTCATctccaccttcaactgaaatgtcATCTCCATCTGCACTTGGGGTGCCATCAGCTTCTTCACCTGAAGTATCGCAGCCACCCTCACCCAGTGTGCCACCTGCACCTGAAGTGACGATGTTACTATCATCTAATGTGACATATCCTTCAGctgaatcatcctctccaccttTACTCGCGGTACCATCTCCATCTTCACCTCAAGAACCTCCACTGCCAGCCCCTGAAGAGGTACGTCCAGCTTCGGCCAGCATGgttctaccattaaccgaggaggCGACTCTTTGTGCATCTGGAGAGAGATCTCTGGACGTGAAATCTACGCCTGATCCTGAAATAATGCCTAAATTAGTCCATCCTCAACCCACACTAGTACCATTGGCAGAAACTCAAGCCGCATCTAAAATGACACCTCCACCAGAAACTGAAGTTGTATCGACCCCCTTGTATGCAACACCTCCCCTTGATCCTAAACAGATTCCTCTTCATCCTGCTGAACCCGCATTTCCTTCTTCTCCTACAATGGCGCCTCTCTCTTCATCTGAAGCGGCTCCTCCAACAGTGCCTGATCTGACGGCTTCGTCATCAGTTGAAAGAGCATCTGCATTATCGCCCAAGGTGCTCCCTCTATGTTCAACTGATAGGACAACTACCTCGACAGCTGAAGAGTCGCCTCCATTGTCGCCAGATATGGCATCTCCTCCTTCCTCTGAAGTAGCACCTCTGCCACCTGTCAATCTGATATCTCCGCCCAAAGGGACAACTCCACCTTCAGCCTTTGTGGCAGCTTTACCTTCACCTGAAACAGTGCTTCCACCTTCACTTCAAGTGATGCCTTCAACAGTGCCTGCAGGAGCGGCTCTGAGTTCTGCCAAAATGATACCCCCATCTCTTTCTGAACAGATTTCTGTACCTTATTCCAAAGTGACTACGCCACCTAATCCAGAAGTAATGCCTCCACCTTCTGCTGAAACAGCACTTTTAACTAATCCTGAAGCAAAGCCTCAGTCTTATTCTAAGATACCGTCATCAGCCTTTATTAAAGTGGAATTTCCACCGTATCCGAAAGTGGATCCCCCATTTATTCCAGAAACAGAATCCCCATATTCTGCCAAAGGTGCACGTCTGACAAATCTTGAAATGGTATTTCCTAATCTGGAAGTGCAGTCTCCACTTAATCCAGAGGCAGTACCTTACACTCAGTTTAAAGTGATGTCTCCAGCAGATGCTCGTGTGGAACCTCTATCCAACCCCGTAATGGAACATCAGTTAAACCCTGAAAAAACTCCTCAGCCAAATCCTGATGGTGGATCTCTGCCCAGTTCCCATGAGTCATCGCAGTTTTTCTCTGAAGTAAGATTTATGCCTTATCATAAAAGAATATCATGGCCCCCTCATCGTATTGTGGAATATACTTCATATTCCAGAGTGGGACGTCCAGTTTATCCTAGGTTGGATCCTCCAGTCTATCCAAAAATAGAACCTCTGCTGTATCCCAAAATGGAATCTCAATTGCATCCGAAAATAGAACCTCTCCTGTATATGGGAATGGACTTGCTACCCAATCCTGGACTGGAACATCCACATTTTCCTAAAATGGAACTGCCACCTTATCCTGCTGTGGAACTTCCACTACGTACTAAAATGGATCCTGCACCTCATTCTAGTGGTAATCCTCCATCATTAGGAACCCATCCCAAAACCATACATCCATTCAATCTGTTATCTGCAACTCGCCCTGAGATGGCAGCTGCATTTCACCATGAAAAAGTGTTTCCACGTTTTTCTGCAATGAAACAAAACCAGGAACACTCTTACCCTAATGGCGGCACAAAGCCTAAATTTCATTCAGAATCACCAGTCCAGCAGTACAAgcaaccctgtctacctggatGGACCCATTACAAGAATTTATCATCCTGTTATCGGTTCTTCCCTAAGGTGAAGCTAACCTGGTTAGAAGCAGAG CTAAAGTGCCGGCAATACATGCCGAGTGGCCACCTGGCCTCCATCCATTGGAATGAACACAATCAATTCATTCAAAGTCTGATTAAGGCACAGGACCCATCACAACCCACGGCTTGGATTGGACTTAGTGACTGCTATGAG GAGGGGATTTTTCTGTGGAGTGACGGATCTGTACTAGATTTTACAAAATGGAGCGACGACCAGCTCGACAGCATAAAAGAAAATGAGAACTGCGTGAGCTTTAATTCTGCAG